A single window of Hymenobacter sp. APR13 DNA harbors:
- a CDS encoding SGNH/GDSL hydrolase family protein, producing the protein MSRLLVLLSVWLFTLGCGAETPAPAALPPAADPVSAPAGTRRFLALGDSYTIGQGVPAADRWGVQLARLAQAEGLRKPDIIARTGWTTGQLREAIIAANPPASYELVSLMIGVNNQFQGLPLAEYRTDFRELLHTAIRLAGGRPGRVLVLSIPDWGQSRMGRSYPQAAISQEINQFNAAARQECAAAGVAFLDITDLTRATSYDPAQFAPDGLHYSGLHMQQWATRALPLVRRLVQ; encoded by the coding sequence ATGTCCCGCTTGCTTGTTCTGCTTTCCGTCTGGCTGTTCACGTTGGGTTGTGGGGCCGAAACACCAGCGCCGGCCGCGCTGCCACCTGCGGCAGATCCGGTATCGGCGCCGGCGGGCACCCGGCGGTTTCTGGCCCTCGGCGACTCCTACACCATCGGGCAGGGCGTGCCGGCCGCCGACCGCTGGGGCGTGCAGCTGGCACGGCTGGCCCAGGCCGAGGGCCTGCGGAAGCCCGACATCATTGCCCGCACCGGCTGGACCACCGGGCAGCTCCGCGAAGCCATCATCGCCGCCAATCCGCCTGCGTCTTACGAGCTGGTGTCGTTGATGATTGGGGTGAACAACCAGTTTCAGGGGTTGCCGCTGGCAGAGTACCGCACCGACTTTCGGGAGCTGCTGCACACGGCCATCCGGCTGGCGGGCGGGCGGCCCGGGCGCGTGCTGGTGCTGTCCATTCCCGACTGGGGCCAGTCGCGGATGGGCCGCAGCTACCCGCAGGCCGCCATCAGCCAGGAAATAAACCAGTTCAACGCCGCCGCCCGGCAGGAGTGCGCGGCGGCCGGCGTGGCCTTCCTCGACATCACCGACCTGACCCGCGCCACCAGCTACGACCCCGCCCAGTTCGCGCCCGACGGCCTGCACTACTCCGGCCTGCATATGCAGCAGTGGGCCACCCGCGCCCTGCCGCTGGTGCGCCGTCTGGTGCAGTAG